One part of the Papilio machaon chromosome 5, ilPapMach1.1, whole genome shotgun sequence genome encodes these proteins:
- the LOC123721013 gene encoding cytochrome P450 CYP12A2-like yields MLFTEAFIYFQILQDGKAMKLYEDQENLNTYFIQKATEVLKTKRVDKNSENEKGILEKLLEINEHYAYLMASDLLFAGVDTAANTVMPTFYLLAKNPEKQNKLREEILSYSEKRPYLKACIKEAMRIMPVVSGNLRQTSKEYSLLGYHIPKHSLLTFANQHVSMMDCHYPRPNEYIPERWMADKKDPLYHGNAHPFAFMPFGFGTRSCIGILSSSCVTFIM; encoded by the exons ATGTTATTTACGgaagcatttatttattttcaaatcttaCAAGATGGCAAGGCTATGAAATTATACGAGGATCAAGAGAA tttaaatacatACTTCATCCAAAAAGCGACTGAGGTACTGAAAACTAAAAGAGTGGATAAGAATTCAGAGAACGAAAAGGGAATTTTGGAGAAGTTACTTGAAATAAACGAACATTATGCTTACCTGATGGCCagtgatttattatttgccGGCGTGGATACA GCCGCAAATACGGTAATgccaactttttatttattagcaaaaaacccggaaaagcaaaataaattgaGAGAAGAGATATTGTCATATTCGGAAAAGAGACCATACTTGAAGGCTTGTATAAAAGAAGCGATGAGGATTATGCCAGTGGTGTCTGGAAATTTGAGACAAACGTCGAAGGAATACAGCCTACTTGGGTATCACATACCAAAGCAT tCGCTTTTGACCTTCGCCAATCAACACGTTTCGATGATGGATTGCCACTATCCAAGACCGAACGAGTACATTCCTGAGCGGTGGATGGCAGATAAGAAAGATCCATTGTACCATGGGAACGCACATCCGTTTGCGTTCATGCCTTTCGGATTTGGAACTCGAAGCTGTATCGGTATACTGTCATCTTCATGTGTCACATTTATTATGTGA
- the LOC106711550 gene encoding cytochrome P450 CYP12A2-like, which yields MFNSLKYTKGSFLCLRQITTVANIDVTTTPSKPFRDVPGPRALPVIGQLYHFLPGGLLYNLRGSNLHNFLYEKYGPVVKLTGHFGAKDSILLYDPEVALQIYRSENSTPIRIGFFAAQHYKHVLKKEKGEERKYSGLIFDHEETWRELRTHVNPVMMQAKSLKPYAEPLDEIAQEAVARMKCIRNENNMIENNLLEEFRSYVLEFTGILALGRRFYTFDAKLREDSLTRQLLRNVHDFFELSDKLDYQPNLWRYYPNKTFKTAMKFLEDAEKLNEKLLRTAMEELKTNPKPEEKKGVLEKLAEKNEEVALAFADDMFFVGVDTIANGVISVLYLLANNPDKQNKLREEIMSKESRRPYLRACIKEAARMRPVAFGNLRLTTTGYNVFDYEIPKDTMVMFCHEHMSLREDQFPQPNQFIPERWLVDKDHPLYHGNAHPSAAVHFGYGARGCVGRKAADMEMEIFIRRIIESFRLQWRGKPMPVYQSVANHNMAPYNFIFNDV from the exons atgtttaattctcttaaatatacaaaagggAGTTTTTTATGCTTAAG GCAAATAACCACAGTCGCCAATATAGACGTAACAACAACACCAAGTAAACCATTCAGAGATGTCCCCGGCCCAAGAGCACTGCCTGTTATTGGACAGTTGTACCATTTTCTACCAGGAG GTCTCCTTTACAATCTTAGAGGTTCTAACTTGCATAACTTTCTGTACGAAAAATATGGACCAGTTGTTAAATTGACAGGACATTTTGGTGCAAAAGACTCGATTTTACTGTACGATCCAGAAGTTGCATTACAG atATATCGATCAGAAAATTCAACGCCTATACGAATAGGTTTTTTTGCGGCACAACATTATAAACATGTACTTAAAAAGGAAAAGGGCGAAGAGAGAAAATACAGCGGACTTATTTTCGA CCACGAGGAAACATGGAGAGAGTTAAGAACACATGTCAATCCAGTTATGATGCAAGCAAAATCATTAAAGCCATACGCTGAACCACTGGACGAAATAGCCCAAGAAGCTGTTGCAAG AATGAAGTGTATTCGAAATGAAAACAACATGATTGAAAACAATCTTCTTGAAGAATTCAGGTCGTATGTATTAGAATTTACGGGAATATTAGCACTCGGTCGCCGATTTTATACTTTCGATGCCAAGTTACGGGAAGACTCTTTAACGCGCCAATTACTTAGAAATGTACACGATTTCTTCGAATTATCAGATAAACTAGATTATCAGCCAAACTTGTGGAGATACTATCCAAACAAGACATTTAAGACAGCTATGAAGTTCTTAGAGGACGCCGAAAA GCTAAACGAAAAACTACTAAGAACGGCTATGgaagaattaaaaacgaatCCAAAGcctgaagaaaaaaaaggtgTGTTAGAAAAATTAGCGGAAAAAAATGAGGAAGTGGCCTTAGCGTTTGCTGATGACATGTTTTTCGTAGGAGTTGATACC ataGCAAATGGAGTGATATCAGTGTTATATTTGCTAGCGAACAATCctgataaacaaaataaattaagagaaGAAATAATGTCGAAAGAAAGTCGAAGACCGTACTTGCGAGCGTGTATTAAAGAGGCGGCGCGAATGAGGCCTGTGGCGTTCGGAAATTTAAGACTAACCACAACTGGGTATAATGTCTTTGATTACGAAATTCCTAAAGAC ACTATGGTAATGTTTTGTCACGAGCATATGTCTCTAAGGGAGGACCAATTTCCTCAGCCTAATCAGTTCATTCCTGAGCGATGGCTAGTTGACAAAGATCATCCGCTGTACCATGGCAACGCACATCCTTCGGCCGCTGTGCATTTTGGTTACGGAGCTCGGGGCTGCGTAG GTCGAAAAGCAGCCGATATGGAAATGGAAATATTTATCCGCCGTATTATAGAAAGCTTTAGGTTACAATGGCGCGGAAAGCCAATGCCGGTGTACCAAAGTGTAGCCAATCACAATATGGCGCCgtacaactttatttttaacgatGTTTAA
- the LOC106714588 gene encoding LOW QUALITY PROTEIN: cytochrome P450 CYP12A2 (The sequence of the model RefSeq protein was modified relative to this genomic sequence to represent the inferred CDS: substituted 1 base at 1 genomic stop codon), producing the protein MLFTEAFIYFQILQEGKAMKLYEDQENLNKYFIQKATEVLKTKRVDKDSENEKGILEKLLEINEHYAYLMASDLLFAGVDTAANTVIPTFYLXAKNPEKQNKLREEILSCSEKRPYLKACIKEAMRIMPVVSGNLRQMSKEYNLLGYHIPKHSILTFANQHVSMMDCHYPRPNEYIPERWMADKDDPLYHGNAHPFAFMPFGFGTRSCIGRRIAELEMETFVARVVENFQIDWFGEEPLKQYQSALNYAKGPFNFTFKDI; encoded by the exons ATGTTATTTACGgaagcatttatttattttcaaatcttaCAAGAAGGCAAGGCTATGAAATTATACGAGGATCAAGAGAA tttaaataaatacttcatCCAAAAAGCGACTGAGGTACTGAAAACTAAAAGAGTGGATAAGGATTCAGAGAACGAAAAGGGAATTTTAGAGAAGTTACTTGAAATAAACGAACATTATGCTTACCTGATGGCCagtgatttattatttgccGGCGTGGATACA GCCGCAAATACGGTAATACCAACTTTTTACTTATAAGCAAAAAACCCggaaaagcaaaataaattgaGAGAAGAGATATTGTCATGTTCGGAAAAGAGACCATACTTGAAGGCTTGTATAAAAGAAGCGATGAGGATTATGCCAGTGGTGTCTGGAAATTTGAGACAAATGTCGAAGGAATACAACCTTCTTGGGTATCATATACCAAAGCAC tCGATTTTGACCTTCGCCAATCAACACGTTTCGATGATGGATTGCCACTATCCAAGACCAAACGAGTACATTCCTGAACGGTGGATGGCAGATAAGGATGATCCATTGTACCACGGGAACGCACATCCGTTTGCGTTCATGCCTTTCGGATTTGGAACTCGAAGCTGTATCG GTCGTCGCATAGCCGAGTTGGAGATGGAAACATTCGTCGCTCGAGTTGTTGAAAACTTCCAAATTGATTGGTTTGGTGAAGAACCTTTGAAGCAGTATCAGAGCGCATTGAATTATGCCAAAGGGCcatttaatttcacttttaaaGATATCTAA